A stretch of DNA from Spirosoma endbachense:
GCCCATAACGACTATGACCTCAGCATTGCCAACGTGATGGAAGCCATCCGGGCGGGCGCGCATGGCATACACCTGACCGTTAATGGGTTGGGCGAGCGGGCGGGCAATGCCCCCATGGCCAGTGCAATCGCGGTGTTGCGTGACTTTATGCCGGAAGTAAAAATGGGCGTGGTCGAGAAGTCACTGTATCAGGTTAGCAAGATTGTCGAGACATTTTCGGGGCTTCGCATTCCCGATAACAAGCCGGTTGTCGGCGACAATGTGTTTACTCAAACCGCTGGTATTCATGCCGATGGCGATAAGAAAAACAACCTGTATTTCAACGCCTTGTTACCCGAACGATTTGGCCGGAAGCGCAGTTACGCGCTCGGTAAAACATCGGGGAAAGCCAACATCGAGAATAATCTCCGCGAATTAGGCATTCAGTTATCGGAGAACGATCTTAAAATGGTGACCCAGCGCGTTATTGAACTGGGCGATCAGAAAGAGGTAGTTACTCGTGAAGACCTGCCTTACGTTATCTCCGATGTGTTAAATACTACCGCCATTGCATCGCGGGTGGAAATACTCAATTATGTATTGACACACTCAAAAGATCTAAAACCCTCGGCCACGCTGCGGGTACGTATCGACGACGATCAGTTTGAGGAAAATGCGCAGGGCGATGGTCAATATGACGCGTTTATGAACGCACTGAAGAAGATCTACGGCAAAAAGAAACGCACGTTGCCTATATTGACCGATTATGCGGTACGAATTCCGACGGGAGGCCGAACCGATGCGCTTTGCGAAACAATAATTACCTGGAAATACAAAAACCGCGAATTTAAAACCCGGGGACTCGATTCTGACCAGGCCGTGTCAGCGATCAAGGCAACCCAAAAAATGCTGAATACACTGGATTAAACATGGCAAAAAAACACATTCTTGTAGTCCCTGGTGATGGAATCGGGGCAGAAGTAACTACCGTTGGTAAGCAGGTTCTGGAGTTAATCGCTCAGCTGTTCGACCATGACTTTACCTACGACGAAGCCCTCATCGGTCACGTTGCTATCGAAGCTACCGGCTCTCCGCTACCCGAAGAAACATTGACTAAAATGCGGAGTGCTGATGCCATTCTTTTCGGTGCAGTAGGCCATCCTAAATACGATAACGACCCTTCCGCAAAAGTTCGCCCGGAGCAGGGTTTGCTTCAAATGCGCAAAGAGTTGGGCTTATATGCGAATCTACGCCCGATCAAACTCTTTGACGAACTTCTCGACGCATCGAGCATTAAGCCCGAGATCCTGCGTGGAGCCGACATCTTATTCTTCCGTGAACTGACTGGCGATGTTTACTTCGGCAAACGCGAACGGCTCGACGATGGCAATACGGCATACGACACTATGATTTATAGCAAATATGAAGTAGAGCGTATTGTTCGGAAGGCATTTGAGGCTGCGCGTACCCGTAGCAAAAAGCTGTGTTCCGTCGATAAAGCCAACGTATTGGAAAGCAGTCGCTTATGGCGCGAAGTAGTGCAGGCGCTCGCCCCCGAATACCCCGACGTAACGGTTGAGCACCAGTTTATCGATGCAGCGGCCATGTTACTCATTAAAGATCCTAAACGATTTGATGTCGTAGTAACAGGGAATTTATTCGGCGATATTCTGACTGATGAAGCCAGCCAGATTGCCGGTTCGATGGGGATGCTGGCCTCAGCTTCCATTGGCGATAGCACTGGTGTTTATGAACCTATCCATGGCTCCGCACACGATATTACGGGCAAGGGGTTAGCTAACCCACTGGCTTCTGTTCTCTCGGTAGCTTTGCTCCTGGATATTTCGTTTGGCTTTAAAGCTGAAGCACAAGCCGTCATTGACGCCGTTGATGCAGTATTGAAAGCGGGTTATCGTACACGTGATATTGCCAATACAACAACGTCTCCGGATAAAATTCTAGGCACTCAGCAAATGGGTGATCAAATTCTGCAACAATTAAAAGGCTGATTTATAGGCAAACCGCCTTATTAAAAAATTAGTAACTTGCTTGCAAAATTCCTAAAAACGGCTACTTTTGTAGCGTATTTACGCAAACAGCGAAATTTCGCAAATAAAATGACGCTTACTTGTTTGAATAACCGACTGCAAAAACTAAACGTTTTTTAAGAACGGAGAAGGATATTCCATGCAAAGAAAGCCCTTTCTCCATCAGAAAGGGCTTTCTTTATTTTAACCAGTGAATCACTAACAGTCCAATCAATACCGGGTATGAGCCAACGAGTTTATATTTTCGACACCACTCTGCGCGACGGCGAACAAGTGCCGGGTTGCCAGTTAACCACCGAAGAAAAAATTGTGGTTGCTAAAGAGCTGGAACGTATGGGGGTTGATATTATCGAAGCAGGTTTCCCAATATCCAGCCCCGGCGATTTTAAATCGGTAGTCGAAATCTCGAAGTCTGTTACAGAGCCAACAATCTGCGCCCTGAGCCGGGCTGTCAAAGGTGACATAGATGCAGCCGGAGAAGCGCTCAAATGGGCAAAGCGCGGCCGGATTCATACCGGTATTGGCTCGTCAGATATCCATATTCGCAACAAATTTAGTAGCACACGCGAGAAGATTCTGGAGCAGGCGATTGCAGCTGTTAAACACGCTAAAACATACGTTGAAGACGTCGAGTTTTATGCAGAAGATGCAGGTCGGGCTGATCTTGGTTTCCTTGCCCAGCTAACGGAAGCCGTTATCAAGGCTGGTGCTACAGTAGTGAATATTCCAGATACAACGGGCTATTGTTTGCCCGATGAATATGGCAAAAAAATTGCATACATCTATGAACACGTTTCAAACGTTCATCAGGCAACCATATCCATTCACTGTCACAATGACCTTGGTTTAGCTACTGCTAACACCCTTGCTGGTGTTATGAACGGCGCCCGCCAGGTTGAAGTTACCATGAATGGCATTGGCGAACGGGCAGGTAATACATCGCTGGAAGAGGTTGTTATGGCGATAAAGATTAAAAAAGAACTGGGTTTATACACAAACGTTGACTCAACCCGGCTTTTCCCAGTTAGTAATCTGGTGTCTCAAATGATGCGCATGCCTGTTCAGGCAAATAAAGCAATTGTTGGCCGAAATGCCTTTGCGCACTCGTCAGGTATTCATCAGGACGGTTTTCTGAAACATTCTGAAAACTATGAAATCATGAATCCTCACGATGTTGGCGTGCCAAAATCGTCTATTGTTCTTACTGCCCGTAGCGGCCGCCATGCGCTTAAGCATCGGCTTGAACTACTTGGTTACCGTTATGACAAACCGACTTTAGATGGTATTTACACTCGTTTTCTGGATATGGCTGATATTCGAAAAGAGGTGAATGATAAAGATCTTATGGAGTTAGTCCGTTAAAAGTAAGCCCGCCTAATGGTGGGCTTTTTGACTTCTAATAAGCGAACAAAAGCACTAAACACACTGTTTTGCTGGTAACAGTGAAGGAAACAATTCGATACTCTAAAGCGCTTTAGCTATGGCACGCCCAACCCCGGAATTGATTGAAGCCTTGCGTAGAACCGCACGTAAACTTGCAAATGGCGCTCCTTATCAATGGGGGCATATGGGAGGGTGCAATTGTGGAAATCTAGCTCAGGAACTGACAAAACTGAATAGAGATCAAATTCACCGCTATGCTATGGAGCGGTATGGGGACTGGAACGAACAGGTTGAGGGTTATTGTTCAACCAGCCAAATGCCAATAGATCTTGTCATCAGTGAAATGCTTAATGCCGGCCTGGTGCTTGAAGACTTAAAACATCTGGAAAAACTTGATGATAGACACGTGCTTCTTCGGTTTCCTCTAGAAGCTAGATATTTAAAACACAATGTTCGCGATGATGTAGTTTCTTACATGAACGCCTGGGCTGATTTACTCGAAGAGCAATTATTGAGTAAAATAACACTTCCTATAATTCAGGAATTGGCTCTAGCCTAAAGCAGTTACTGCTTTATGATAACAAAAAGCTATCTCTTGAAGGTGGCTTTTTCTATTTGGGTTGATCCCGAATTACTGACTCCACTCCATGCCTGTGGCTCAAGAGGCTTGCAGTTGGTTGGAGTTGCTGAAGCTAACCCGAGCTCCAGCCAAGTTAATCACACACAAAAAAAGTCTCTGACCTTGCGATCAGAGACTCGATTTCATCAGGTGGCACCTTCCTACTCTCCCACTTGTGACAGCAGTACCATCGGCAGTACGGGGCTTAACGGCTCTGTTCGAAATGGTAGAGGTACTAGTACTCTTCCAATTTAATCCTTACATCAACTTGGATTACAAGCCGGATTCACCTGCTCATACCACCGCTTGAGTTTGGTTTCCGCTGTAACTGCGGTAAAACTCCAATGCACCTTCACAGCAAGCTGGTTGCGCTCACTGACCCAAAGACTAACCTGACGCTCCAATTCTTCCAGACTACCAATGCGCCGATCCAAGCATTGGCGGGCTAGGGCCGAGAATTCGATCTCCGCTGCGTTCAGCCAAGATCCATGCTTTGGGGTATAATGAAACACCAATTTATGACTCAACAACCGGGCTTGGGCCAGCGGCAAATGCTCGTAAAAGGAACCGTATTTATGGGTATTCAAATTGTCCTGCACCAAGTCAATATACTCAACATCAGTATAGTAAGTGCTCACTAGTTCGTGCATGAACTCCGCATAATCGGCCTTTGTGCGTTGTTTGCGCACTTGAGTATAGCGTTGCCCGGTGTCCAGATCATACGCTAATAATACCACACACGTTCCTTTTCTGGCATATTCGTTGTCCTCTTTAGCAGCTTTGCCTGGTTGAATGGGTAGGGCTGCTATCATTTCATCCAACAATTGACACGGTCGTTCATCAAAGCATAATCGTGCCCGGCCCGGTGGGGTTGGCTGAGCATAAACGGCCAAAACGTTCTCCATTTTGGCTAGATATTCGCCGTCTACTTTCCCGATGCACCATTGCTTTTTAAGCCAGGGCTTGAGTTTACTTTTTTTAGGGTTAAGCGTACCGATTCGTCATCAATGTGGATGTCGAGTTTGACTAACCGTTCATTAATCAGGCTCGCTGTCCAACGAGTACGCCCATCAGGGGCCTCGCTACAGGCGATTTGAGTGATATGGGCCTCCACTTGCTGGGTCACTTTGCGGGGTTGGCCGGGTCGAGCTTTCTCCCCAATGGCTCTTTGCAGGCCCGTTTCCCGATAGCGTTTACGCAAGTTGAAGACTGTGGCCAGACTGATACCTAACGATTGGCTAATCTGAAAGGGGTGTTGGCCTTGATGGGAAAACTGCAAGGCTCTGGCTCGGGTCAACTTACGAGCAGCGTCTTTACCTTTACGAACGAGTTGGTCGAGCGTTGTGAGATCGGCTTCCGACAGCACAAACGGTTTAGCGATTTGGCCCATGTCGGAAAGATAGCTACTTTTATCTAACCATTAAATTGGAAGAGTACTAGNNNNNNNNNNCTAGCTAGCTAGCNNNNNNNNNNTACCTTTACGAACGAGTTGGTCGAGCGTTGTGAGATCGGCTTCCGACAGCACAAACGGTTTAGCGATTTGGCCCATGTCGGAAAGATAGCTACTTTTATCTAACCATTAAATTGGAAGAGTACTAGTACAAAAGTCGATAATGAATTTCTTTTATTAGTACTATCTTCACAATCAAGCAGGAATTATCTACGAGATAAAGCTACTGGTTCATCTGGGAGTATGCCCAAAATTAACCAAAAAACTCTCTTAGAGCTACCAATAACTCTTCCATCAATCGAAGAACAAAAAAATATTGTTAAAATAGCTAAAGAGCTGCTCAATATTTCTGATAGAGTTTTATCGCAATATAAAGAAGCAGTATTGAACTTTACATTATTAGAAAAAGCCATCCTTAGTGAAGCCTTCCAAATAGATGGATTACAATCTTACAATGAAAGTTTAACTTTTAAAGAGATAGAGGACGACCTACAGGAACAAAAGGTAAAATTTGCAAATGAACAAATTTTGTTAAAGAAAAATCGAACAATATATATAAATAGATATTATTTAAAATCGAATGAAATAGATAAAATAAAGACGAAGATTAAAGAAATTACTTTAGAGGATTTTTCGTCTAATGAGTTCCTATCTGCTGAGGATATGAATACAATAAGAAAAAAAATAGGCGAGATTGTTGTAGATTTTGATTATGATGATTTCTGGGCTGTATTTCAAGAATTAACCAACGATGCTATTGGAGAGGATTTAGCTACTCCATTCTTCATTGCTGTGCAACACGAAGGGATAATACAGTATAAAATCAATAGCCATGAAGCTTCAAGAAATTAAAATTTTTAATCGTTACAGAAGCCTAGAGCCAATCCCTGACGGGCAAAAATTCCCTAAGCTTGGTCTTTTAAAAGGTAAGTTAGATCCAATTGCTCTAGTTGGTCTAAATGGTAGTGGAAAATCTAATTTCTTAGAACTATTAGCAGATATTTTCTTTGAACTTGAAGTGTATTTTTTGCAAAAGCAAAATATTTATACAGAAGAAAGTCCCAATTACTTTGCTTTTGCAGATAATAAAAAAAAAGAACCAATTTTCTTTGAGATAAGATATAAAATTAAAGTAGAAGGAGAAGAGCATGAAATAAAAGTAGTGAGAAAGGAAGATAATAAGAATGAGCCTTTGTTTTATATTAAAAGAATAGCTCATGATCTTTTTAGTACTATTAATTATGTAAAACTGCCAAACGATAAATCAACTAGAAAATACTTACCATTAGTTATTGCTTATACATCTGGATTAAATGATTTATTAACCATGCCGTTTGTTGACCTACAAGATTATTACGCACAGCAGGTTGCTAGACAGGCACTTTCGAATAAAGGCTCTCAAGAGAAAATAGTTTCCCCTAACTTACTCTTATTGAATTATGAAAGTAATGCAGCTATAGTTGTTTCTAATTTATTATTAGCTAGTGAGGGCAGGGCTTTCTTATAAAACAGCCTCCACTTGCATAAACTGAATTAGTGAAGAAAATTCATCGGCAAAATTGTCCAGTTGAGCTGCCATATTCTTCGGCTTCAATCGATGCAGTAGATTCATTGTCACTCACCAAGGTCAAGGCTATCCACCACTAAAATGGTACCCATACAAAAAAGTACGGTTCGGAAATGTGCAATATCAGGCTGATAATCAGTACTGTTCTCCTTTGTAAACCTATTCTAGTAGCATACGAATCGTATGCTACTGGAATTAGTGGTTTATGCCTTAGATGACTAAATACAAGAAGGCATTTAATCTGGAAAGTTCAACCCTTTTTTTCGGGTAATATAGTGCCGAGTAATGATCCAATTGATTGAGCCTGACCACTCATTCGTGTATCAGACGCTGGTCGATGGAAACTTAATTGTGGCTGGAGCGCCTTTGACGTCTGGGTGTCCCGTGCTGCAGTTTTTGGCTGCTTTAGCTTATCCATCCCCAGTGATTTAGCTAAATATTTATTGCGGTTCTTCACGTCTGGACGCATGCCATTAAGAAATTCAGAATGAAGTCGGAATAAGGTTTCCAGCAGCTCAGGATCGGTTATGATTAGGTCTTTTTGCCAAGGCTTTAGTTGATACTGTGCCATTACTTCATACCCTTTAATTACTAACTCGTGCGGAGCTAAAGCGCTCAACTTTTCAGCATCTTCCTGTACCCCCTCCACTGCCAGCTGCTGGGCCGTTCGTATTTGAAATTCGAGTTCTACCACCCGCTTGCCCTCTTTGCGGGATGGTTGCCATTCCAAAATGATATTAGCTTTTTGGCGTAATTCACGCTGAGCAACCTCAAGTGCATTGATTTTAAAATCAACGTACCTGTACGATTCTGGACAGTTCAGGATATTGCGTAGCTCTTCCACTAGATACGTAAATCGCATTTTTTTAATGTGAAAATGCATGCTTACAATTTCAAACATACGCTGGGCGTAAACGGATGATAAGGAAAGCATTACGTCCAAATCGTATTTAGTATACCGCTGACCTAGAGCCGCAAAATGAGGCACAACATCCGCTAATAATTTGATTTCAATGAAGCGCCGCCCCTCTGTTAACAAAGACTGAACAAACGGAAACGGGGTAATAAAAATAAATTGATTGTTTCGGTCATCTTTGAACGATATCCGTTTTTTCGACAGCGATTCCGCAGCCTCTGTAATTCGTTCATATCGATCTTTGGTTAATTCACCATAAGGTATAGTGACCACCACGTTTACATCCGGCTGAATCTTACCCTGTACCGCCATATTACCCAATTGATTGACGAGTAAAGTGACGATTTTTTTTTCCAGTTCTGTAAATTCCTGCCGGGATTCTGTAAACAGATTGGACTGATAGTTAGTCGGATACCGGTTAAAAAGCGATAACTGCTGAGGAGTAGGTGCAGCTTTTGGCATGGCTTGATCAGATAGATTTACAAAGGTTATAAATAATCCGTTAAAAAAGTAAATGTGATCAATGCAAATTTACTTTTACTCACTTTTTGACCGACTAAAGCTCACTTTTCTCAATATTTGACCGACCAAACCTCACTTTTCGTCCGGCTAAACCTCACTTTTTCATAAAACTCAAGCAAAAAAGTGGGGATAACTGCTACAATTGTGGGGACGAAATAGACTTAAATGTGGACAAATTGAATTTTATCGGCTGTCTTTAGGATAAAAAACAGATTGGTTTGCTTCTCCCTCCCCCCTACCGACCAAAGCTCACTTTTAAACCGACTAAAGCTCACTTTGCGCACTTGACCGACTAAACCTCACTTTTAAACCGACCAAAACTCACTATTCTTAAATTAACCGACTAAACCTTACCATAGGACCGACTAAACCTCACTATAAATCCGGCCAAAACTCACTTTCTGAATATACTCAGACCGACCAAACCTTGTTTTTTAACCGACCAAACCTTGTTTTGCTTCCCATAACCTTTTAATTATTAGCAGGTTATAGGCTTCCTAAATCAATCAAATAGATATTGATAAAAATCA
This window harbors:
- a CDS encoding alpha-isopropylmalate synthase regulatory domain-containing protein, whose amino-acid sequence is MKRRYIEIMDTTLRDGEQTSGVSFSASEKLALAQLLLTEVKVDRVEVASARVSAGELEAVQQITGWAAGVGLLEKIEVLTFVDGQASLDWMHASGAKVMNLLTKGSINHLTHQLKKTPSEHFADIEQVISKGQNHGLQANVYLEDWSNGMRNSPDYVLQYLDFLKTQPIRRVLLPDTLGILTPAETYDFVSRLVSRYPELHFDFHAHNDYDLSIANVMEAIRAGAHGIHLTVNGLGERAGNAPMASAIAVLRDFMPEVKMGVVEKSLYQVSKIVETFSGLRIPDNKPVVGDNVFTQTAGIHADGDKKNNLYFNALLPERFGRKRSYALGKTSGKANIENNLRELGIQLSENDLKMVTQRVIELGDQKEVVTREDLPYVISDVLNTTAIASRVEILNYVLTHSKDLKPSATLRVRIDDDQFEENAQGDGQYDAFMNALKKIYGKKKRTLPILTDYAVRIPTGGRTDALCETIITWKYKNREFKTRGLDSDQAVSAIKATQKMLNTLD
- a CDS encoding AAA family ATPase gives rise to the protein MKLQEIKIFNRYRSLEPIPDGQKFPKLGLLKGKLDPIALVGLNGSGKSNFLELLADIFFELEVYFLQKQNIYTEESPNYFAFADNKKKEPIFFEIRYKIKVEGEEHEIKVVRKEDNKNEPLFYIKRIAHDLFSTINYVKLPNDKSTRKYLPLVIAYTSGLNDLLTMPFVDLQDYYAQQVARQALSNKGSQEKIVSPNLLLLNYESNAAIVVSNLLLASEGRAFL
- a CDS encoding 2-isopropylmalate synthase produces the protein MSQRVYIFDTTLRDGEQVPGCQLTTEEKIVVAKELERMGVDIIEAGFPISSPGDFKSVVEISKSVTEPTICALSRAVKGDIDAAGEALKWAKRGRIHTGIGSSDIHIRNKFSSTREKILEQAIAAVKHAKTYVEDVEFYAEDAGRADLGFLAQLTEAVIKAGATVVNIPDTTGYCLPDEYGKKIAYIYEHVSNVHQATISIHCHNDLGLATANTLAGVMNGARQVEVTMNGIGERAGNTSLEEVVMAIKIKKELGLYTNVDSTRLFPVSNLVSQMMRMPVQANKAIVGRNAFAHSSGIHQDGFLKHSENYEIMNPHDVGVPKSSIVLTARSGRHALKHRLELLGYRYDKPTLDGIYTRFLDMADIRKEVNDKDLMELVR
- a CDS encoding replication initiation protein; translated protein: MPKAAPTPQQLSLFNRYPTNYQSNLFTESRQEFTELEKKIVTLLVNQLGNMAVQGKIQPDVNVVVTIPYGELTKDRYERITEAAESLSKKRISFKDDRNNQFIFITPFPFVQSLLTEGRRFIEIKLLADVVPHFAALGQRYTKYDLDVMLSLSSVYAQRMFEIVSMHFHIKKMRFTYLVEELRNILNCPESYRYVDFKINALEVAQRELRQKANIILEWQPSRKEGKRVVELEFQIRTAQQLAVEGVQEDAEKLSALAPHELVIKGYEVMAQYQLKPWQKDLIITDPELLETLFRLHSEFLNGMRPDVKNRNKYLAKSLGMDKLKQPKTAARDTQTSKALQPQLSFHRPASDTRMSGQAQSIGSLLGTILPEKKG
- a CDS encoding IS630 family transposase; this translates as MGTLNPKKSKLKPWLKKQWCIGKVDGEYLAKMENVLAVYAQPTPPGRARLCFDERPCQLLDEMIAALPIQPGKAAKEDNEYARKGTCVVLLAYDLDTGQRYTQVRKQRTKADYAEFMHELVSTYYTDVEYIDLVQDNLNTHKYGSFYEHLPLAQARLLSHKLVFHYTPKHGSWLNAAEIEFSALARQCLDRRIGSLEELERQVSLWVSERNQLAVKVHWSFTAVTAETKLKRWYEQVNPACNPS
- the leuB gene encoding 3-isopropylmalate dehydrogenase; this encodes MAKKHILVVPGDGIGAEVTTVGKQVLELIAQLFDHDFTYDEALIGHVAIEATGSPLPEETLTKMRSADAILFGAVGHPKYDNDPSAKVRPEQGLLQMRKELGLYANLRPIKLFDELLDASSIKPEILRGADILFFRELTGDVYFGKRERLDDGNTAYDTMIYSKYEVERIVRKAFEAARTRSKKLCSVDKANVLESSRLWREVVQALAPEYPDVTVEHQFIDAAAMLLIKDPKRFDVVVTGNLFGDILTDEASQIAGSMGMLASASIGDSTGVYEPIHGSAHDITGKGLANPLASVLSVALLLDISFGFKAEAQAVIDAVDAVLKAGYRTRDIANTTTSPDKILGTQQMGDQILQQLKG
- a CDS encoding helix-turn-helix domain-containing protein; its protein translation is MGQIAKPFVLSEADLTTLDQLVRKGKDAARKLTRARALQFSHQGQHPFQISQSLGISLATVFNLRKRYRETGLQRAIGEKARPGQPRKVTQQVEAHITQIACSEAPDGRTRWTASLINERLVKLDIHIDDESVRLTLKKVNSSPGLKSNGASGK